The genomic DNA ATGGGTGAATTGATAAGAGCAGAATAACCCGAGAAATTCTCAATGGGATGAGAAGTACCTGAGGGAGACACTGGAGTGGGTTGTGAAGGGGGGTGTCTTGTCGGGCATTATAGCAAACAAAATCATCAGGTATTTGGGGCGACGAACAACTATTGGCGGCAAATCAAGGCTGTTATCCTCTGCAGGATCTGGATTAACAGAGCGGGCCGAGCTGTAAGAGGTGGATCGAATCGAGCTGCTAGCGGTAGAGTGGATCGGGCTGCCGGAGGTGGAGCGGACTGGACTGCCAGCGGTGAAGCGAATCAGGCTGCTTGATGAAGATTGGGTCGGACTGAGCGAGGGATCCAACTCGGTTGGATCCGAGTCATTTGGGTATCCTCAGTTGGACTGGAGGCAGCAGGCCCAGCTGGAAGCTCCCCCTGTCGCATGAACGGAGGCCCAGATTGATCAAGGTATAAAATTTTGGAGTTCCCAGAGTCTGTGGGACAAGAGCTGAACGGAAATTGATCTTCGTAAAATCATACGTCCCGTGAAATAAACATCTCATCTTGCTAGAGATCATAAACCTTCCATCCCTTTTTTCCCGAACGGATACCTGAGAAATACGCACTTGCCGGACCGTTGTGCAAATTTATCCGTGATTTTCGAATTCTTGCGAGCATAACAGAGACAACCGAAAACACGAACATGATTATAATTAGGGCCCTTTGCCAAATAAGACTTTGTATGGAGACTTGCCATAATGTATCAAGGTGGGTGTACATTTGATTAGACGTGCCGCCGCCGATAGACACACTCACTCCAAAATTTAATGGGAAGGGATGCCTGAAACATTAAGGCCCGTACCACGTTCAAGAGATGACGGTGTTTACGCTCCACCCTACCATATTGTTGAGGTGTCTCGATACAAGACGTTTGGTGGATAATCCCGTGATTAAAGAAGTAATTTTGCAAGTCCTGAGATAACAACTCCAAACCATTGTCGCTTCGAATGACCTTAACACTTTCTTCAAATTGGTTCTTGACCAATTGACAAAAACCGATTAAATGTCGATTAGTCTCTAACTTAGCTCGCATCAAATAAAAGACTGACTTATACGGCCCCCATAAAATCATCGGCCATGGTGAGAAAGTAACTAGCTCCAGCAATGAAAGACTGACTTATACGGCCCCCATAAATCACAATGAACTAACGCAAATGGAGAGTCAACTTTATTATTACTAACTGGAAAGGTAAAATGCGAGCGTTTAGCACGAGATCAAGTATCGCAAGCATGTTTTATTGGACTTCCTAACGATAGATTGGTACCCTGAACATTAACATGCCCAGTCTCATGTGCCAAAGCTCACTCTCATGTAACCCCACTCACTCAACCAAGAAAATGTCTGTGCCCCACTTGCATTATTGGGGATGAAAAATAATGTTAGTTGGCGTTGCGAGCCAATAAGGGAAAAGCTTTTAGCCTCTTATCATTATTGtttctaaattatttttggCCTGACTATCATCAATCCCCGATGTCACTCCTGCCAACATTTTGTCACTGATTTTGAAGCGGAAATAGTATTTAgtgagaaattttaaatttatgatcTGGCGATTGTATAGTAATTTTCTTCAGTAATTTTCATATGTGAtagaaaaaatttcagctcggtcatgtttaaatattaatCACCAATCATCTATCTTAATTTCAACATATTTAAATAAGTATTATCAGATACTTTTACATTATTCTGAAGTCAATAGTTATTTTTCAAATCTcgattcattatttttcaacaaGCGATGAACCGAAACCGAGCCTCCTGTACTTAAGCAATAAAGATTTTGACCGAGGGGAAGCGAAATAAAAGAAGATCAGTTGATAGCAAAGTAAAAGAAGATCGGTTGGCGCATTTTGTATAGGAATTCGAAAGTCGGGAAAAACACCTTATGATTATGGTCGAGCTTACATGCAAACAACATATAGTCTCCGAAGAAGGCCCGTGATCTCATCGTGAAAAAGAAGGATAGACCCGCAACCGATGATAATGGTCACAAAACATAGGATACACTGGCATTTTTGTCTTAGGAGACAGTTCACAACCCGCATAGATGGATAATCACGACACGCATTTAAAAACTCTAGTTGACAATAACAGAGGTAATTACAGTTCAGAATGGATATAAGCAACAACAGAAAAGTTGTCCCCGGCTCTCagtttaagccgggatggagtTATCAGTAGGTGAATTCCATAGAATGTCTTTGAGAGCAGGCTTTAAATCCTTCCTGCAGAATTGGTTGTATTCAAGAGTGTCTCCTCTGTCCTTTTTCACCTCCACGACTAGAAAACACGGCGTCACCAGGAATATCTCAGCGGCTATCTCGAGCTTCCCTTTCCTTCCGGTCTCCTGTCCCCTTAGCTCGACTCTGAAGTTGCTCTTTCTCACAGTGAACTTCCCGGCTTTTGCTGCCTCCTCGAGACTCGAGATCACGCTGCTTGCAGGCCTTGTGGTTGCAAACCTCATCTCCAGCTTCTcctccctcttcttctcctcgaATAGTGGGGACAAGTCGAACCCCTCGGACAGCGATATGATGTGGAATGCGTTAAGTGTCTCCAGCATCTCCTTCGGTTTCTTCCCATCGCAATCATTGAACTCCAGTTCCTCATTCTGCTTCATTCCAAGATTAGTTCCCTTCTGCACTTTTTTCTTGAACCAGGGCGAGTCCATCACTTTCGAGATGGTGACCCGAGTGGCCGGGTTTGGATCCAAGAGCTTTGTCACAAGCCTTCTGGCATCGGAGGAGAACCACGGCGAGCACTTGAAGTCTCCACGGTGGATCTTTCGATACATAGACATCACGTTATCGTCCTGGAAGGGCAGGTAACCAGCGAGTAGAACATACAGAATCACGCCACAGGACCAGAGGTCGGCCTTCGCACCATCATAGCCCTTGCTCCCAATCACCTCTGGAGCAACATAGGCCGGGGTCCCACATGTCGTGTGCAACAGACCGTCTTCCTTTAAGCACTCGGAAAAAGTGCTGAGGCCGAAATCGGTGACCTTCAGATTACCTGTTGGATTGGATGAAAATTATATCGGAGAATAAGAAGACTTTCCAATTGTTAATTATTTGAGA from Punica granatum isolate Tunisia-2019 chromosome 2, ASM765513v2, whole genome shotgun sequence includes the following:
- the LOC116196950 gene encoding CBL-interacting serine/threonine-protein kinase 6-like — encoded protein: MAREKNGSTGSPKEGSSTSSVLHGKYELGRLLGHGTFAKVYHARNLQTGKSVAVKVVGKEKVMKIGMMEQIKREIAVMKMVKHPNIVELHEVMASKSKIYIVMELVRGGELFNKIARGRVREDVARVYFQQLISAIDFCHSRGVYHRDLKLENLLLDDDGNLKVTDFGLSTFSECLKEDGLLHTTCGTPAYVAPEVIGSKGYDGAKADLWSCGVILYVLLAGYLPFQDDNVMSMYRKIHRGDFKCSPWFSSDARRLVTKLLDPNPATRVTISKVMDSPWFKKKVQKGTNLGMKQNEELEFNDCDGKKPKEMLETLNAFHIISLSEGFDLSPLFEEKKREEKLEMRFATTRPASSVISSLEEAAKAGKFTVRKSNFRVELRGQETGRKGKLEIAAEIFLVTPCFLVVEVKKDRGDTLEYNQFCRKDLKPALKDILWNSPTDNSIPA